Genomic DNA from Patescibacteria group bacterium:
GTGGTGGTGAAAGCGAGCGGTCCAGTAGGTCCCCAAGTGGAGGGTCGACCGAGCGTGTACGAGTACGTCGTCCAACTTGAGAGCGCCCCGCACCCCATCGTCACGTCACACGAGTTGCCAATGAGGTTCGGTCCCGTGAACCGAGCGACGAGCGCGCTGCCGGAAACTGCAAAGGTGGTCACTCCGTCCGTGTGGGCAAAGGTACCGTCACAGTTGTCATCAGACGCCGTCTTGGACGACTCCGCCACGCCCGGGTGGACGAACGGCGCACGGTCGTCACAGTCACCGGCGGCCGAAGCGTAGCCAACGGGCGCACTGCACGCTTGCTTGGTTGGCGCAGATGTTCCGTACCCATCAGCGTCAAGGTCCTGGAAGAATGTCGGCATAACGCCTTCGTCAATCCCGGACCCGCAGTTGTTGTCTACCCCGTCGCAGACCTCTACGGCCCCGGGGTTCACGAACTTGTCAGTGTCATTGCAGTCCGTCGAGACGCTGGCGAACCCGGCCGGAGCCGAGCAAGCAGCAATAGTCGACGTCGGAATTCCGTACGCGTCTCCGTCACCATCCTGGTAGTAGGTGTTCTTCACGCCTTCGTCAACTGCAGTATCGCAGTCATCGTCGGCCCCGTTGCACGCCTCAGCGGCCACGGGATTGATCAGGCTCTTCGTGTCGTCGCAGTCCGTGCTGTTGGCTGCGAAGCCGACGGGCAGGCTGCAGGCGAGCGTGGTGACGAGCACGTTGCCGTACTGATCACCGTCTGTATCCGCGAAGTAAGTGTTCTTCACGCCTTCGTCAATTCCGCCTTCGCAGTCGTCGTCCACCCCGTTACAGACTTCCGTCTTCCCGGGATTTACGCCGCTCTTGGCGTCATCGCAGTCAGTCGCGTTGAGCACATAACCCGCGGGCGGGCTGCACTGACTGACGGATTTGGAGCTGTCCCCATAACCGTCATTGTCACTGTCCCGATAGTACGTGGCACTGCCAGTGGCGCCGTTATCCACGGAGCCGTCGCAGTTGTCGTCCTTACCGTTGCAGACTTCCGTTCCGGCAGGGCTGACGAGCGCAGTTGCGTCATCGCAGTCCGTGGAGGCGGCTACATACCCGGCCGGAGCCGAGCACGCTTTGGTCGAGGTGACTCCCCCGTACCCATCTTTGTCGCCATCCAAGTACCACGTCTTTGCGTCAGCAGCGTTGTCGTCGATCTTGCCATCGCAGTTATCGTCGAGACTGTTGCACACCTCCGTGGCGCTCGGGTTCACAGACTTGCTCGCGTCGTTGCAGTCGCTCTCATTGGCCACGTACCCGGCGGGCGGCGTGCAGGCTTCCGTAGAAGTCCCGCCGCCAAACCCGTCACCGTCCGTGTCCTTGTAGAACGTCAGCAAGACGCCTTGATCGATGACGCCGTCACAGTCGTCATCACGGTCGTTGCAGACTTCGCTCTCGTCCGGGTTAACGGCCGGACGGGCGTCATCGCAATCACCGTTCACGAGCGTGTACCCGGCCGGAGCCGAGCACGCCTGTTTGAACACGTCAGAACCGTAGTTGTCCTTGTCCGTGTCCTGGTAGAACGCGATGAGCGTCCCTTCGTCGATCCCATCCGCGCAGTTGTTGTCCACCCCATCGCACACCTCTGTGGCGGCAGGGTTGACCTCAAACGCAGAGTCGTCGCACTCGAGACAAGCAAAGAAGCCGTCTCCGTCACCGTCCTCTGCGCCGTAAAAGCCGTCGCAGTTGAGGTCCTCCGGGTCCGTGCAACTCTCGGCCGCACCCGGATAGACTGCGGCATTCCCGTCATCACAATCCTTACTCTGGGCTGCGTACCCTTCCGGCATCTCACAGGCCAGAATCTGACCAGACTTGCTGTTCGTACCAACTCCGTCCTGGTCAGCGTCCTTGTAGAACTTGTCCTGACCGATCACGGAAGCGTCTTCGTCGTCCACGAGCAAGTCGCAGTCGTTATCAATGAGGTCGCAGACCTCCTGTGCGACCGGATTGACGGTGGGGTTGTTGTCATCGCAGTCAACAAAGCCATCGAACCCGTCTTCGTCATCGTCTTTGATCTCCACCTCCGTCGTCTTGCCGTCGCAGTTCCGGTCGACACCGTCGCCAGGAAAGTCAGGAATACTCGGGTTGATGTCAGGATCCGTGTCATCGCAGTCATCGGCGTTGTACACGAGTCCCTCAACTCCGTAGACCTCACAGCCCCAGAGCTCGGCACTGCCGTCTCCAAAACCATCACTATCTTTGTCCGCGTAGCGCGGCAAACGCTGATCGCTGCCCGCGTCTCCCTCCTCGCAGTCATTATCAATCCCGTCACACGGAATTTCCTCGACTGCCGGGAGGTCATTCTCCTCATCGGTATCACCATCCCAAACGTTCGGGTGAACCAACGCGTCATTGTCGTCGCAGTCATCAATTTCCACGAAGAATCCATCGCCGTCCGCATCAACTAGCGGAATGTGATCCGGCAGGATCAACGCGCAACCAGAGAACATGAACGAAGCCATAACCAAACAGTTGCTGTAACGCATTGAAGCACCCCTAAAAGCTGTGGCTTGATAGCCGTTTTCGTAACTCAAGGCCAAATAAAAATAGCAAAAAAATGCTGTTTTGTCAAGTATTTTACCTAATGTTAGCGAAGAAAAACCAAAATCCCCCTCAGCTTTCGCTTTGGGGGATTTTGCTGTCTTAAACCTTTTGGCTTAGGACGTCACACTAGTCTTAGAAGACCAATGTTCCGCCGGAGACCGTGAGGCTGTCGACCAAGTACGAACCCCAGTAATCACCGGTGTTCGTAGCCGAAGCTGCGGAGTTAGTTCCATCATCCTGCCAGAGCAAGGTGCCCGGGAGGCGCTGGATGTCGTCCGTAAGATCGTATGCCGTACCAGTGAGCGTAGCATCAGATGTGTAGATTCTGGAACCAAGGTATCCACGAACAACGTAGAGGTTGTGAGTTGCGATACCGGTCACCAACATCTTTTCATCTGTAGAAGCCACCGTCGTAGCATCAGCCGTGCTGTAGTTGATCACATCGCCTACCTTGAAGGCAGTGCCGTCATCAACTGCGAGCGTGTTAGCCGTTTCCAAGAGATCCGTCACGTTCGAAGCGTCAGCAACGTTCAAGTACGTTGAAACGATTGGATCGGTCGGAAGATCGAAACGGATAGAGTCGTCGTTGGCTGAGC
This window encodes:
- a CDS encoding putative metal-binding motif-containing protein, whose protein sequence is MASFMFSGCALILPDHIPLVDADGDGFFVEIDDCDDNDALVHPNVWDGDTDEENDLPAVEEIPCDGIDNDCEEGDAGSDQRLPRYADKDSDGFGDGSAELWGCEVYGVEGLVYNADDCDDTDPDINPSIPDFPGDGVDRNCDGKTTEVEIKDDDEDGFDGFVDCDDNNPTVNPVAQEVCDLIDNDCDLLVDDEDASVIGQDKFYKDADQDGVGTNSKSGQILACEMPEGYAAQSKDCDDGNAAVYPGAAESCTDPEDLNCDGFYGAEDGDGDGFFACLECDDSAFEVNPAATEVCDGVDNNCADGIDEGTLIAFYQDTDKDNYGSDVFKQACSAPAGYTLVNGDCDDARPAVNPDESEVCNDRDDDCDGVIDQGVLLTFYKDTDGDGFGGGTSTEACTPPAGYVANESDCNDASKSVNPSATEVCNSLDDNCDGKIDDNAADAKTWYLDGDKDGYGGVTSTKACSAPAGYVAASTDCDDATALVSPAGTEVCNGKDDNCDGSVDNGATGSATYYRDSDNDGYGDSSKSVSQCSPPAGYVLNATDCDDAKSGVNPGKTEVCNGVDDDCEGGIDEGVKNTYFADTDGDQYGNVLVTTLACSLPVGFAANSTDCDDTKSLINPVAAEACNGADDDCDTAVDEGVKNTYYQDGDGDAYGIPTSTIAACSAPAGFASVSTDCNDTDKFVNPGAVEVCDGVDNNCGSGIDEGVMPTFFQDLDADGYGTSAPTKQACSAPVGYASAAGDCDDRAPFVHPGVAESSKTASDDNCDGTFAHTDGVTTFAVSGSALVARFTGPNLIGNSCDVTMGCGALSSWTTYSYTLGRPSTWGPTGPLAFTTTLGSTRNAAYFDNTGGAAGIADECRAYTFTAGVGNKYAMTFDYANQSSTNGQILRVYRLSDYVVDHVAATELYSTSTVLAGTDRQVVTWLTAGNTTEGFVLCAGGVTATDLVGFTEAWIGAATVQ